The following DNA comes from Hordeum vulgare subsp. vulgare chromosome 3H, MorexV3_pseudomolecules_assembly, whole genome shotgun sequence.
gtatctgtatTCGTTTTGTTCTGTGTTGCTAAGAGTTTATCTGTTGTGCTGTAGTAAGAGATTTCATTTTCAAATGAGATTTTAAATCTCCCATTCACCACCCCCTGCCCCCCGGGTCAATTTACTTTCGATCTTATAGATTCAAAGTTGCCCTATCAACACAGAGTAAGGCCGATTGCTTGTCCGTCCTTCCTGTGGTTTCACGTAATTGTTGGATTTTTATTGATGCTTGTCAATGGCAAAGTCAGAGTTGCTTGCTTTATGAGAAAAGACGACGATGATGCGTGTCGTGGTATTTTCGCGGCAGATGCTAGGGAATGGCTTAGATCGTGGTTTGCGGCCAACGGGCGTCGGCGCCGTCTGGGAACAGGTAAAGGCGCAAGAGACATGACGTCGATCTATCTAGGTTCATGGCCCTCCGGTGAGGTAAACCCTAGTCCTGCCGGTGTGACTATAGGTGATCACAATACAAGGGTGCTCCTCGAGCTGTTCGTGATGAAGGAGATGGAGCACTCGATGCCGGTCTCGTTGCCTTTGTGGGGTGTGTTACGTGGGGTGTTTTTGTATTCAAGTGCTAGCCAGCCCCTCTCTCTGGGGGTGGGGTTCGGCTTTATAGGATAGCCGAAGGTGTATAGTAATGGGGGAAAGGAAGGGGCGGGACCCGGTTGCCAGCCTCTTCGGCTAGCCACGAGGCCCGCCAGCTGTCGAGTCTTGTCTGGTACGGGGCCCGCCGGTGGTCAGGACGCCGATCGTCAGGGAGTGGGTAGGCGCAGTCTTTGCTACAGGGTTGCCTCGCCGGTCAACCTCGGGAGTGAGCGGTGGCCCTGTAGCCTTGCCCCGCTCGCATCATGACGCCTTGTAGCCTCATCAGGCCTGTCAGCCACGCGTGCTCCCGTGTCATGGGTCTGGTCTTATCATCATACGTTGGTACAGATGGATGGGACGGACGCTGACCCGTCAGCTGCCGTCGAGGCCAGCCGAGTGGGCTGGCTGTCGCCAGCCGACCAGCAACTCGACGGCCAGACGGGCCGCGTGTCGTCAGTCAgcccccaaatgtcttggagtGGGGTTTCCTCCGCTTTGATATACACATGAGCCATTACCCTGTCAATGTGTGTGTGCTGCCTCGGCCATGCTTCTCTTGGTTTCTTCAAAGCAGAGGGGTTTCGAAGCAAAGTGCAGGTATTTACAGCCCCAAGTCAAAGTTCCCACAAGTAGCTTTCGAACTGGACAATTGCTTCAAAGTAACTTCACATAATGGGGAAAATATCTGCACATTTTGCTGAAAACTGAAACAACAAGCCTAGGAATATGTCACTGGTGTTCATGTTGGTCGATCTGTTAGGGATTCACATACCACATACACTAGGCAGGGACTAGAGTTTATTTCTGAGAGGCTCAGATACTGCCATATTTACACTGCGAGAAAAAACAAGGCACGCCCAGAGATAGCTGTTCCAAGACTCCCAGTACGCCTTACCTTCTGGAGCTATCCAAATGAACTCATCATCCTCAACTCAACCAGGGTTCAGAGACTTCACCAATCTGCCGTAACGCCTGTGCAAAGCTCCGAATCCAGGTACCTGTATATATGTACTCATTTCTATTTATGTAAATGTAGTAGGGTCAGGTAAAATCTCTTACAGCCTATACACCGGATAATATGCACACTCGGCAACAAATGCACCCATTTCAGCACCTCACCGGGCCGCTCTGCTCGCGAAACACGAACAAACACAACGCACGCACTCACACCTATAACACCTGCTTTCTTATCTGCACAGCGTAAAAGCAAGCGCAAGCCAAGTTCCTCGCTTGCTGTTTGCGGCCTAGAAAAGCTGGAAAAAGAGGCTTGTCGAACCGTCGCCGAATGACCGGAGGTCTGCTGGCTTCACCAGTGCCCTGCACAGCGGGCAGGTGCGCTCCCTCTCAAACCTGCCATCATCCAGATAAAAATGTTACAAAGGAAATGCTATCAGACAATCTGAATGTTGAGACTATAAAACAAAAACTGTAAACTAGAGGGGAGGGGACGGAATGTCTGTGCGTTACCATTCAGAGACACAATCTTCGCAGAAGACATGTTTACAGCGCAAAAGAATGGGGACGTGCATCTTCTCTTGGCATATAGCACACATATCTCCAGCGGCAGCAACCTGAGTGCACACACACAATATCGGTAGTCAAGTTCATGAAAGATACATGCCGAAAGTTCCACTACTCGATGCATATTTTAACATGTCATCGTCACTTCTGGGCATTCAGTAACAAGTGACAGCCAACAAATTCTTAGCGTTTAAAGCATACAAAATTACCTGTTCACTCGTTGCATATGAGCCATAATGGAAGTCTTTATGGGACAATGCTCTCAGTGATGTCAAAAATGATTGAATCTGCCAAGCAAAAAAGGCCAGTGTTAGAATGCATCCTCTCAGTATCACTGCTGAAATTGTATAATGGAAGGTATATCACCTTTTCCACAACAGACGTCAGCTTGAAAGTAAGATACAGTCCAGTGGTTAGAGAGGAAAATAGGCTCCCATACTCCTTGTTCAGGAAAAAACGGTACCATACAGGAGCAGGCAATAAGGCACGGTACAGAAGTAGAAAGTATTCCACTAGTGTTAACATTTGCCCCTGAACAAAAACGGAAAATCGGTTATAGTTCCCTGATTATACAGAAACATAGCACTGCACCTGGAGCTATCACGAAAATCACCCAAGATACATCACAGAAATCTAGGATTACAAATGTAGGATGATGCGTTACCTGCCTACGATAGCTACGGCCCTTGGTGTTCCTGTAGTACATTAGCAGTATGCACTTCACGATCATAGCAGTTTGGCGCACCATTGTATCTGAACAAATTTTGGAAGAAAACCGAAACGATTACAAACTTCACGAAGAAAGTATCAGTTCTAGTGCGGTTAATTTGGTCTATGTTATCCACTGAACATATAGCTGTTCATGCTTGGAAGTATAGCGATACATCACCACTTATCTATAGAAAACAACCCACTTTATTTGTACATATCCACATGAAACAAATCTGGTGAACTTTTGAGCCATTCAACACAACTAAAATTTAAAAGGACCCTAGTACCAGCAATTAAACTTTTCCAGGTAGTATGGCGCCGACTGAATGAATTTAGAAGCAATGCAAGTGGCAAAAACTAAATATGTGCAAGCATCATAGGTGAAAATAACATACCATTCACCAGGATTACGAATATTGCATGCCAAAATGGTGGTATCTCCTTTGGAGGAAGCATGACCAGAGGTCTGATGAGATCACCATTCTTGTAACACCAGTACACTCCAGATACATGAACGATAAATAATATTGTAATCCCAACAAGAATTAACATTTTTCTCTCCCCCTGCATCAAGCAGAAGAAAAGAGGCGAAGTTAGCCAGGTGGTAACAGGATCATAGTTAAGCGCTTAGGCACAAATGATAACAACAGTAAGCATCCTCACACAAGGAACATACATAAGCTAATAGGTTTTCGTAACTTCAGAAGATGAAGAGAAAGGCAGGGGCATGAAAGATGCTTACAGGCTACAACTACCTATACAAATAGAACTCCCGCAATTCCAGGGGAACCAATTAATTGGTGCAGTAATGATCAAACTAATGGACTACATGTAACCATTTCCATTTGGATTTTCTTTGGTGTAGGGTAAGGGCATAAATCAACAAAAAATATTGAATTAATTTACCTTACAGTCAACAGGACAATACAACTCATGCAAAGTAGAACATGGCATATACACGGATGTAAAGGTAACGAGTGAATACAGAAAATTCATGAAAATGCTCGACGCAATCTGGCTTATGTATGTCTGTGATGGATTTCATAGTGGTGGCTGCCCAGGTTTTGGTGTGTTTAACACTTCCTGAACTCAAAGGTGGATGGCATGGTGTAATTCGTTTTCCATGAAAATGGAACAGGGGCTTTTGCCTTGTTAATTTATAAAGTGCTCAATGGAACAATAATGTTACCATGTAAGCACGTAAAAAAAAATC
Coding sequences within:
- the LOC123442818 gene encoding RING finger and transmembrane domain-containing protein 2-like; amino-acid sequence: MMDAPTTTTPPASPRTQPQPQAPAAVPSRRYGVHFSASSFIQAPLSALLEYSGILRAEPGPHRPPAGAGEVSIRIVGPAPTDGDVQEEGDDAAGSSAPPAPADPSSSSSSYQRYDVQQVARWVEQILPFSLLLLVVFIRQHLQGFFVTIWIAAVMFKSNDILRKQTALKGERKMLILVGITILFIVHVSGVYWCYKNGDLIRPLVMLPPKEIPPFWHAIFVILVNDTMVRQTAMIVKCILLMYYRNTKGRSYRRQGQMLTLVEYFLLLYRALLPAPVWYRFFLNKEYGSLFSSLTTGLYLTFKLTSVVEKIQSFLTSLRALSHKDFHYGSYATSEQVAAAGDMCAICQEKMHVPILLRCKHVFCEDCVSEWFERERTCPLCRALVKPADLRSFGDGSTSLFFQLF